The Moorena producens PAL-8-15-08-1 genomic interval AAGTATCGGCAAGCCATGGATGAGCTACCCATTGATGATGCCACAGCGGATCGGATTGTGGAAGAAGCTAATGCTGCCTTTGGCATGAATATGAAGATGTTCCAGGAACTGGAGGGTAACCTGATTAAAGCCATTGGTATCATGCTATACAACACCCTTACCCGTCGTCGCGTTCGTGGCAGCACAGAACTAGCTACAGCTGAATAAGCTTATTGCAAACTGCGATTAGCACCAAAGATGGGTGGTGACTAATCACCTTAACTATAAATCAAGGGGATTAGCTCTTGTCTCCTGTAATGAGTTATTAGTAGTTAGTAGTTTTGAGGTAAGCATTCAGCCTATCGCTATCAGGGATTTGCTTATGTGCTAGGTTGAATGCTTACGTTCTGAGTACTAACTACGCTCGCAGCGATCGCAGAATTAATTACCTACTCCTAATCTCTGTAAGCTTGATATTGTAAGTCTTTGAGTTTTGTGAAATGTGTAATCAATTTTGTGTATTTGCTTAATTGGGGTATACCACTACGCATTCAGATTAAGACATTTGTAAACTCCGAAACCTAGTCCTAGCTTACTTCTGACTTCTGACTTATGACTTCTGACTTGCGCGTAGCTCTATATACCCCTCTCAAGCGTAAAATTGAATATCCTCCCCACACTGATCCACTAGGTAACACAGAGCCCGGAAACGCAGGCTAGCTAATTGCTCATAGAGAGGGTTGAGCTTACATAGGGGAGGGATGTGTAGTACTAAGTGACCGAAAAGTTTTAAATCCCGCTCAAAGGGACATTGACCAGGAATAATTTTGGATAGGAATCTAGCTAGGGTTTGATCTGTAATTTCTATTTGATCCAGCCATTGGCGCACAGGTTTTAGTAAGTCAACACGTTTTTTGGGCAGTGGCTCAGGCGGAGTGAGACTGCTATTGAGATCAGCTACCTCTGAGAGGGATGGATTAGTACTTTGCTTGTTGGTTGTGAACATGGCTATACATCTCTAAATTTAATCAATAAAGTCCTCAGCAAAGGTATTACTGTGGAATGCCTTTTACAGAGTTCTAGTTAAGTAGGTAGACATCCAGTAATCAAACACGATTACTATTGAGCTGTATTGCCATATTGGCGGTAAGTTATAAAAATTTATATAGCTAGAAGTCATAGCATGTCCAGGAGCCTAGGTATTGTAAAGCTTGTGTAATTGGTAATTAGTAATTAGTAATTGGTAATTGGTAATTGGTAATTAGTAATTAGTAATTGGTAATTGAGATTATTCCAGAGCTCTTACCTATTACCAAAAAGCTCATCAAAGATGAACATTACCAAAACAACCGGACATGAGCTCAATTGTTACCACTGAACTTTTTAAGTAAGCTTTCACCATTCAGCCTTGATCACCCTAAGGGAATGGCCACGCTACTTGAGCTGCTATCAGCCATTCTTAATCAGCTTTCAGCTAAAAGCCATCCTTATTTCAAGCATAAAAATACAAGGGAAAGGTTTGGTAAAGCTTAAAAGAAGAAAGACCAATCAAACTATGAACTTTTGATAAAACTAATTGGTTGACTGTTGACTGTTAACTGTTGACTGTTGACTGTTGCTGGTGAACACTCAACAGCCAGCATCTTATATAGCGTTTCTAGGACTCATGAGGTACACATTATTTTTTACCTCTTCCCTCTTCCCTTCCCCTCCTGGGAGGGGTTAGGGGTGGGTTCCTCTTACCTGCTCCGTTCGCGTAGCGTGGCCTACGGCCTCAGTCCCTGCTCCGTTCGCGTAGCGTGGCCTACGGCCTCAGTCCCTAAAAACCAGAAATTTGTACCTCACAAGTCGTAGAATTGCTATAACACTACCAAAACAAACAGCTTACCCAGGGTAAGCTCATCTAAATCCGTATCAAAAACTACAGATAAAAGTTTAAAGATAGTATATCAATCATAATTGACTTTCAATTAATGTCAACAAACGGTCTATATTATCAATAATCCTGAGATTATTTCTTCTTTGATTTTAGAAAGCTGGAAATTTTAATTGGGATTCCGCTTTACCGACCCAGGGCGCGTGCGCAACGGCTTCTTTTTTTATTGCTCAAAGCAAGCCAATATCTTGGGTTCAATAGGAATAATGTACTGGTTTTTAGCGAGGTTTTTCCCAACTTCAATGAAAATAGGTGGGTAATAGCCACTGCTGTATTGATGATTGTCCGAATGGGTTCCCTTAGCGGCTCCAAAGGAGCATCCCATGAGTGATCACGGAATTAGCTTAACATAACTTCATAATTATGTCATCCTGAGAAAAGAGTTGTCAATAGACTCAAGTTTAGGTCAATGTCAGAATTCTCAGAAAGAAAACGAGTAGTTGTAGTCGGTGCTGGATGGGCAGGCTTAGGCGCAACTCACCACTTAGCCAAACAAGGTTACGATGTCACTCTCCTAGAAGCAAGTTCCTATCCCGGTGGTTTAGTGGCAGGATGGAAAACAGGGGGTGGACGTTCTGTAGAAGGGGGAATTCATGGTTTTTGGTATCCCTATCACAACATTTTCAAGCTGGTAAAGGAACTCCGACTCAATCCTTTCACTCCTTTCACCCGTTCTTCTCAGTATTCCCCTGCTGGATTAGAAGTCGAATCCCCGATCTTTCAAAATGAACCACGACTTCCCACCCCTCTAGGAACCTTCCTCTACCCCGACTTTAAACGCTTACCCCTGATTGATCGACTCTCTGCCTTACCCCTGCTCTATGCCGTTATTGACTTCGATAATTCCCACCAGGCGTGGACTAGGTATGACTCGGTAACCGCCCGTGAATTATTTAAACAGTTTGGGGTTTCGGCTCGACTGTACAAGGATTCCTTTGAGCCCATGCTGTTAGTTGGTTTATTTGCTCCAGGAGAGCAATGTTCAGCCGCAGCCGCCCTAGGAATGCTGTATTACTTCATTTTGGCTCACCAACCGGACTTTGATGTGGTCTGGTGCCGAGGAACGGTAGCACAGATGATATTTAAACCCTGGGTGGAACAGATTGAAAAAGCCGGGGGAAAGGTACTTACCAATAAACGGGTCAATGACGTTATTATAGACCACACAGGCAAGGCCAAAGGGGTGATCTGTGGTGATGAATGCTTTGAGGCTGACGCGGTGATTTTTGCTGTCAGTATCAATGGTATGAAGAAAATCCTTCAGAGTAGCACCATGCTCCAAAGCCGCAAGGAATTCCGGAACCTGATGAATTTAGGGGGAATTGATGTGCTATCAACCAGGCTATGGTTTGACCGCAAAGTTGAGATTCGCCATCCCTCTAATGCTTGTTTTGGCTTTGATGCCACCACGGGTTGGACATTTTTTGACCTTAATGCTTTGCACGATGAGTACCGGGATGAAGCTGGTAGCGTGATTGAAGCAGACTTTTACCATGCTAACCAGTTGCTACCCCTGAGTGATCAGCAGATTATCCAGAAAGTTCAGCGTGACTTAGGCACCTGTGTTTCTGGTTTTAGAGAGGCAAATCTGATTGACAGTACTGTGATTCGAGTACCCCAAGGGGTGACTCACTTTGCTCCTGGTAGCTATCAGTATATGATGCAGCGAACCACTAGTATTGAAAATGTATTTATGAGCGGGGATTGGATTGTCACTCGCCACGGTTCTTGGTCTCAGGAAAAAGCGTATGTTACCGGTTTAGAGGCAGCAAATTTGGTGATTAGGCGCTTTAGACAGGGGAATTTAGCCAAGATTATTCCTGTTGATGCTGATGAATTTCATATTCAGGTCACACGTAAGATTAACAAAACTGTACGGGAGTTTGGTCAGACGTTATTTAGTAATTTTTGGTTACCTTGATTTAATTTGGTAATTTTAGGGAAAAGGGAACAGGGAATCGGGAATCGGGAATCGGGAATCGGGAATCGGGAATCGGGAAAAATCCAAAAATCCTGTGTACATCATACTGAGAGCTTGCAGCAGTACAAAAAAACATCCAAGCTTTTTAGTACTGTTCCCTGTTCCCTATTCCCAGATCCGCTGTTCCCTTTGTAGTTCAATCCTATGTTCACCACCCAAATACAAACACTGTAGTAAAGTAATGGAAAGCGTTCAGAACTCAAACAGGCTTGTTGTTACCTTCTACAAATGGGTAGGTATTCTAGTTTTGGTTTACCTACTGATTGTGGCAGTAGGGATAATTGGTACAGGCTTTAGGTCAGCTACTGGGGAGCAAGCCCAGGAATTGTTCGAGTTTGCTACTAATCCCTTTGCTGCCTTAATTGTCGGTACCCTAGCAACTGCTTTAATTCAATCTTCAAGTACAGTAACCTCGATTATTGTGGGTCTAGTAGCTGGTGGTTTGCCAGTGGCAACGGCTGTTCCTATGGTTATGGGTGCTAACATTGGCACCACCATCACTAATACATTGGTTAGTTTAGGACATATTCAAAATAAGGACGAATTTAAACAAGCTTTTGCTGCTGCAACTATTCACGACTTCTTCAATCTGATTAGTGTCGTGATATTCCTACCTTTGGAAATTACAACTCACTTCCTGGAAAAGATGAGTCTGTTTTTAACAAGCCTGGTTGTGGGTGAAAATTCCATTAACTTAAACAACGTTAACCTGATTAAATTCGCCACGGCTCCAGTCAGTGATAGACTTCACACTGTTAGTAATAGTTTTCCAGAACCATTTAATGGTATTGCCCTGATAGTCTTGGGTATCAGTCTTATTTTCCTATCCATCTTTTTCATTGGCAAACTGCTCAAAACCCTAATGGTAGGACGAGCGAATCAGATGTTGCACACTGCTATCGGTAACGGTCCCATTGCTGGGATTGCTTCTGGGACACTAGTCACTGTAATCGTGCAATCTTCCTCCACTACCACCAGCCTGATCGTTCCCCTAGCTGGTACAGGTTTATTGAGTTTACAAGAAATTTATCCCTTCACCCTAGGGGCAAATATCGGAACGTGTATCACTGCGTTACTTGCCGCTACCGGAATAACCGAAAACCCAATCCCTGCTCTAGAAATAGCTACAGTTCATCTACTTTACAACACCCTCGCCGTTGTGATCATCTACAGCATTCCTGTTTTGAGACAAATGCCAATCCTGGGTGCAGAAACCTTAGCTGCTGTTGCCAGTGAGCGGAAGTATTTAGCGTTCCTCTATATTGGAAGCGTTTTCTTCTTGATTCCGGTACTACTTCTAAGTCTATCGACTTTGCTGTAAGCTATCAGCTATCAGCTATCAGCTTATGCGCTATCCGCACGCTACGCGAACAGCTGACGTGTGCTGATTCTCTATAGTCAACTTAACTCTAGAGAGTTACTTGATAATTATTATTGCTAAATTAACCAGCTCAAGCCTTGCTATAGCAAGCTTGAGCACTATATCACATTGATTTAACATCCCTAAGCCTAACTCTTAGGTTATAGGCTTAGGATAGGTTGAGCAAAATTTATTGAAATTTAATATCAACTATTGACTGCCGCGTTCCCTTTGAGTTACAGTCTATAGAACATACCCGATCACTGAGCCTTTCGAGCAATAGCCGAAAGGTTAAGCAGCAAAAGGGTGATCTACACTAGTTGGAGACAAAGTATGTTAGAGCAAATCAAAGGATTAACTGCTGAAAAGCGCACTGTTAGCAGAATTCAAGTCGAAATCAAGGAAATCGTTCCTAATAATTCCCGTAAGACTACTGAATCTTCCCTAAATACTGACGCTGACGGTGGTGATCTTAGAAGCGAGGAATCCTGAGACTGTCTGACCTGATCAGGTAGCTATTACTTATGAGCCCAGAATTGTTAGCAATAATTTAGTTGCTAATAGTTTTGGCTAAATCCGAGCTTGTATCAGAAATTAGAGAAATCTTCTCAATTATATTTCTGGTGCAAGCTAGTTGCTTAGTATAAATTGTTTGTTGCTAAAATTTCTCAAATAGTTATGTCAGTGCTCGCAAAA includes:
- a CDS encoding Mo-dependent nitrogenase C-terminal domain-containing protein yields the protein MFTTNKQSTNPSLSEVADLNSSLTPPEPLPKKRVDLLKPVRQWLDQIEITDQTLARFLSKIIPGQCPFERDLKLFGHLVLHIPPLCKLNPLYEQLASLRFRALCYLVDQCGEDIQFYA
- a CDS encoding hydroxysqualene dehydroxylase, which produces MSEFSERKRVVVVGAGWAGLGATHHLAKQGYDVTLLEASSYPGGLVAGWKTGGGRSVEGGIHGFWYPYHNIFKLVKELRLNPFTPFTRSSQYSPAGLEVESPIFQNEPRLPTPLGTFLYPDFKRLPLIDRLSALPLLYAVIDFDNSHQAWTRYDSVTARELFKQFGVSARLYKDSFEPMLLVGLFAPGEQCSAAAALGMLYYFILAHQPDFDVVWCRGTVAQMIFKPWVEQIEKAGGKVLTNKRVNDVIIDHTGKAKGVICGDECFEADAVIFAVSINGMKKILQSSTMLQSRKEFRNLMNLGGIDVLSTRLWFDRKVEIRHPSNACFGFDATTGWTFFDLNALHDEYRDEAGSVIEADFYHANQLLPLSDQQIIQKVQRDLGTCVSGFREANLIDSTVIRVPQGVTHFAPGSYQYMMQRTTSIENVFMSGDWIVTRHGSWSQEKAYVTGLEAANLVIRRFRQGNLAKIIPVDADEFHIQVTRKINKTVREFGQTLFSNFWLP
- a CDS encoding Na/Pi symporter, with amino-acid sequence MESVQNSNRLVVTFYKWVGILVLVYLLIVAVGIIGTGFRSATGEQAQELFEFATNPFAALIVGTLATALIQSSSTVTSIIVGLVAGGLPVATAVPMVMGANIGTTITNTLVSLGHIQNKDEFKQAFAAATIHDFFNLISVVIFLPLEITTHFLEKMSLFLTSLVVGENSINLNNVNLIKFATAPVSDRLHTVSNSFPEPFNGIALIVLGISLIFLSIFFIGKLLKTLMVGRANQMLHTAIGNGPIAGIASGTLVTVIVQSSSTTTSLIVPLAGTGLLSLQEIYPFTLGANIGTCITALLAATGITENPIPALEIATVHLLYNTLAVVIIYSIPVLRQMPILGAETLAAVASERKYLAFLYIGSVFFLIPVLLLSLSTLL